One genomic window of Tetrapisispora phaffii CBS 4417 chromosome 13, complete genome includes the following:
- the TPHA0M01870 gene encoding uncharacterized protein (ancestral locus Anc_6.347) encodes MSLTLLIGSLFAFAYSLIVINRYFSFKLHKNTFPLTLCIISFNMIILLSTTYLLPLDLFFAAHLNDGEGNHNGTMPSINGTLVNEEKIVSFVEHLSLNLLEVDYSEKRLRAVWLSIYWSEFIICWLIIPVLISYVSFKYAVPLGDFRGRLIKAILQNLKFYSISLAVIMAGGVYLVASTGHNLFDFKPLLISLAHIYSLSYALILLSTGLILLPKDLLQQGNLPTESSNNKLFVELSKTNDDLNGCEFSMMENANSILNTEELQNGDITVNELLRSCKLEVNSLLTGLRLNNENRPFRNPSDLSTVAIITVDKLNSTYNKFITHYYNYLYSQTHSNSIIHKLAHVESPYYSNIKRIVLVVIGVICTIASLVVFFMEILPTKWAHGWIFTKTHWYNFGLQFLFLSYTMLVSLYAMSKFKFSNFHLIPNGNSNPSNTLYYSLYSSRLLFPICFNLMTLIPTKNDDERHVSSFESTLYKDISLIPVVNVLNRYAPILFLIIIPLNHHFNLKEKVLMKVLGEEYYYQFFGMMMYEPVEDPNVNQEGDPLEDDSLRRIEEDYAYSLQDGRHLFERASSNYSLTERT; translated from the coding sequence ATGTCGCTTACATTACTGATTGGATCTCTGTTTGCTTTTGCGTACTCATTGATCGTAATTAATAGATACTTTTCGTTCAAGTTGCATAAAAACACTTTTCCTTTAACTCTATGcattatttctttcaatatgATCATTCTGTTGTCAACGACCTACCTGTTACCTTTGGACTTGTTCTTTGCGGCACATTTAAATGATGGAGAAGGTAACCACAATGGAACTATGCCTTCCATCAATGGTACGTTGGTTAATGAGGAAAAGATTGTTTCCTTTGTTGAACACTTGAGTTTGAATTTGTTAGAAGTGGACTATTCAGAAAAGAGATTACGAGCCGTGTGGCTATCCATTTATTGGTCAGaatttatcatttgttGGTTGATAATTCCTGTTTTAATCTCATACgtatcatttaaatatgcAGTACCATTGGGTGATTTTAGAGGCAGACTAATAAAAGCTATACTtcagaatttgaaattttattcGATATCGTTAGCAGTCATTATGGCTGGTGGTGTTTATTTAGTTGCCAGTACTGGACACAAcctttttgattttaaaccTCTTTTAATCTCCCTAGCACATATATATTCGTTGAGCTATGCTTTGATACTACTAAGTACTGGATTGATATTACTACCAAAAGATTTACTACAACAAGGTAATTTACCAACAGAGTCTTCAAACAACAAGTTATTTGTGGAATTGAGTAAAAcaaatgatgatttaaatgGCTGTGAATTTTCAATGATGGAAAATGCAAATTCAATCTTAAATACAGAAGAACTTCAGAATGGTGACATCACAGTCAATGAACTTTTACGCTCATGTAAATTGGAAGTAAACTCTTTGCTTACAGGATTAAGATTGAATAACGAAAATAGACCATTTAGGAATCCAAGTGATTTATCAACCGTTGCGATCATAACGgttgataaattgaattctACTTAtaacaaatttattactcactattacaattatttataCAGCCAAACACATTCAAATAGTATTATACACAAATTAGCTCATGTGGAATCACcatattattcaaatatcaaAAGAATTGTTCTAGTAGTGATCGGTGTTATATGTACAATTGCATCATTAGTTGTCTTTTTTATGGAAATTTTACCAACAAAATGGGCCCATGGCTGGATATTCACTAAGACCCATTGGTATAATTTTGGATTACAATTCCTATTTCTATCATATACAATGCTGGTCTCATTGTACGCAATGAGTAAGTTCAAATTCAGTAACTTTCATTTAATACCTAATGGAAATAGTAACCCGTCAAATACCTTATACTATTCATTATACTCGAGCAGATTGTTATTTCCAATTTGTTTTAATCTGATGACTTTGATTCCAAcgaaaaatgatgatgaaagaCATGTTAGCAGTTTTGAGTCCACGTTGTATAAAGATATATCATTGATTCCAGTAGTAAATGTTCTGAATAGGTATGCaccaatattatttttaattattattcctctaaatcatcattttaatctaaaagaaaaagtatTAATGAAGGTTCTGGGTGAAGAATACTACtatcaattttttggaATGATGATGTATGAACCTGTAGAGGATCCAAATGTGAATCAAGAAGGCGACCCATTAGAGGATGACAGCCTTAGAAGAATAGAGGAAGACTATGCATACTCTCTTCAAGATGGAAGACATTTATTCGAGAGAGCATCTAGCAATTATTC
- the TPHA0M01880 gene encoding uncharacterized protein (similar to Saccharomyces cerevisiae YNR034W-A and YCR075W-A; ancestral locus Anc_6.348) translates to METSRNKLQQLPHVVGTLTFDENNNVVTVTGIASDRILDIDSISKVELDSEGFGLVQINNLICNIYRQDNNTVVIYQDKNN, encoded by the coding sequence ATGGAGACGAGTCGTAACAAGTTGCAACAACTTCCTCATGTTGTTGGTACCCTTACctttgatgaaaataataatgtgGTGACAGTTACTGGAATAGCTAGTGATAGAATACTAGATATTGATTCTATTTCGAAAGTTGAACTAGATTCAGAAGGATTTGGCCTAGTCCAAATAAATAACTTGATTTGTAACATATACAGACAAGATAACAACACCGTGGTTATATATCAGGATAAGAACAATTAA